From the Tribolium castaneum strain GA2 chromosome 2, icTriCast1.1, whole genome shotgun sequence genome, one window contains:
- the nemy gene encoding plasma membrane ascorbate-dependent reductase CYBRD1 isoform X4: protein MAKNKMHTHRHYEEENEWGCGSWLEYALVMILACILLLASLALTLYWVIKHRGGFAWRDDPIKQFNFHPVLMVAGFITFSGFSILLYRICRCCRRIYVKLLHTVFHALAIPCVAVGFLTVLDSHNLAQPPIPNFYSLHSWIGLVTMGLFAIQFVVGFFSFLILLCCEGATAGFRASLVPIHASFGLTTFMLAIAACLTGLTEKVFFSLSDDYVKSPLEAGEEGIVVNTIAMVLVALGILVSFAVRSPTLRGDAKVCVTERL, encoded by the exons ATGGCGAAGAATAAGATGCACAC ACACCGGCACTACGAGGAGGAGAACGAATGGGGCTGCGGCAGCTGGCTGGAGTACGCCTTGGTGATGATCCTGGCCTGCATCCTCCTCCTGGCCTCGCTGGCTCTGACCCTGTACTGGGTGATCAAACATCGAGGAGGTTTCGCATGGCGAGACGACCCCATCAAGCAGTTCAACTTCCATCCGGTCCTCATGGTGGCCGGCTTCATCACATTCAGCGGATTCT CCATCCTCTTGTACAGAATATGTCGGTGTTGCCGGAGAATCTACGTCAAGCTCCTCCACACCGTGTTTCACGCTTTGGCGATTCCCTGCGTCGCCGTCGGTTTCTTGACGGTTCTGGATTCCCACAATCTCGCCCAGCCGCCCATCCCCAACTTCTACTCCCTGCACAGCTGGATCGGATTGGTAACAATGGGCCTGTTCGCTATACAG TTCGTCGTGGGTTTCTTCAGTTTCCTCATCCTGTTGTGTTGCGAAGGGGCGACGGCAGGCTTTCGGGCGTCTCTGGTTCCTATCCATGCCTCGTTCGGGCTGACGACGTTCATGTTGGCCATTGCGGCGTGTCTGACTGGCCTCACTGAGAAAGTGTTCTTCTCGCTGTC GGATGATTACGTTAAGAGTCCGTTGGAAGCTGGGGAAGAAGGGATAGTAGTGAACACTATTGCGATGGTGCTGGTGGCACTTGGTATCTTAGTATCTTTCGCTGTTCGTAGTCCGACACTTCGTGGTGATGCAAAGGTGTGTGTTACTGAAAGATTGTAG
- the nemy gene encoding plasma membrane ascorbate-dependent reductase CYBRD1 isoform X3 produces the protein MKTQLEKIERGYNATTPTRHRHYEEENEWGCGSWLEYALVMILACILLLASLALTLYWVIKHRGGFAWRDDPIKQFNFHPVLMVAGFITFSGFSILLYRICRCCRRIYVKLLHTVFHALAIPCVAVGFLTVLDSHNLAQPPIPNFYSLHSWIGLVTMGLFAIQFVVGFFSFLILLCCEGATAGFRASLVPIHASFGLTTFMLAIAACLTGLTEKVFFSLSDDYVKSPLEAGEEGIVVNTIAMVLVALGILVSFAVRSPTLRGDAKVCVTERL, from the exons ATGAAAACGCAG TTGGAAAAAATCGAACGGGGATACAATGCAACGACACCCACCAG ACACCGGCACTACGAGGAGGAGAACGAATGGGGCTGCGGCAGCTGGCTGGAGTACGCCTTGGTGATGATCCTGGCCTGCATCCTCCTCCTGGCCTCGCTGGCTCTGACCCTGTACTGGGTGATCAAACATCGAGGAGGTTTCGCATGGCGAGACGACCCCATCAAGCAGTTCAACTTCCATCCGGTCCTCATGGTGGCCGGCTTCATCACATTCAGCGGATTCT CCATCCTCTTGTACAGAATATGTCGGTGTTGCCGGAGAATCTACGTCAAGCTCCTCCACACCGTGTTTCACGCTTTGGCGATTCCCTGCGTCGCCGTCGGTTTCTTGACGGTTCTGGATTCCCACAATCTCGCCCAGCCGCCCATCCCCAACTTCTACTCCCTGCACAGCTGGATCGGATTGGTAACAATGGGCCTGTTCGCTATACAG TTCGTCGTGGGTTTCTTCAGTTTCCTCATCCTGTTGTGTTGCGAAGGGGCGACGGCAGGCTTTCGGGCGTCTCTGGTTCCTATCCATGCCTCGTTCGGGCTGACGACGTTCATGTTGGCCATTGCGGCGTGTCTGACTGGCCTCACTGAGAAAGTGTTCTTCTCGCTGTC GGATGATTACGTTAAGAGTCCGTTGGAAGCTGGGGAAGAAGGGATAGTAGTGAACACTATTGCGATGGTGCTGGTGGCACTTGGTATCTTAGTATCTTTCGCTGTTCGTAGTCCGACACTTCGTGGTGATGCAAAGGTGTGTGTTACTGAAAGATTGTAG
- the nemy gene encoding plasma membrane ascorbate-dependent reductase CYBRD1 isoform X1 — translation MESNSVSPMPDMAPMAEFDKTPPTPPEDTLPMDDLPPPPTTVTVQEEKEKEAHRHYEEENEWGCGSWLEYALVMILACILLLASLALTLYWVIKHRGGFAWRDDPIKQFNFHPVLMVAGFITFSGFSILLYRICRCCRRIYVKLLHTVFHALAIPCVAVGFLTVLDSHNLAQPPIPNFYSLHSWIGLVTMGLFAIQFVVGFFSFLILLCCEGATAGFRASLVPIHASFGLTTFMLAIAACLTGLTEKVFFSLSDDYVKSPLEAGEEGIVVNTIAMVLVALGILVSFAVRSPTLRGDAKVCVTERL, via the exons ATGGAGAGCAATTCAGTGTCGCCCATGCCGGACATGGCGCCCATGGCAGAATTCGACAAGACCCCGCCGACGCCCCCGGAGGACACCCTCCCCATGGACGACCTGCCGCCGCCACCGACCACCGTCACCGTCCAGGAAGAAAAGGAAAAGGAAGC ACACCGGCACTACGAGGAGGAGAACGAATGGGGCTGCGGCAGCTGGCTGGAGTACGCCTTGGTGATGATCCTGGCCTGCATCCTCCTCCTGGCCTCGCTGGCTCTGACCCTGTACTGGGTGATCAAACATCGAGGAGGTTTCGCATGGCGAGACGACCCCATCAAGCAGTTCAACTTCCATCCGGTCCTCATGGTGGCCGGCTTCATCACATTCAGCGGATTCT CCATCCTCTTGTACAGAATATGTCGGTGTTGCCGGAGAATCTACGTCAAGCTCCTCCACACCGTGTTTCACGCTTTGGCGATTCCCTGCGTCGCCGTCGGTTTCTTGACGGTTCTGGATTCCCACAATCTCGCCCAGCCGCCCATCCCCAACTTCTACTCCCTGCACAGCTGGATCGGATTGGTAACAATGGGCCTGTTCGCTATACAG TTCGTCGTGGGTTTCTTCAGTTTCCTCATCCTGTTGTGTTGCGAAGGGGCGACGGCAGGCTTTCGGGCGTCTCTGGTTCCTATCCATGCCTCGTTCGGGCTGACGACGTTCATGTTGGCCATTGCGGCGTGTCTGACTGGCCTCACTGAGAAAGTGTTCTTCTCGCTGTC GGATGATTACGTTAAGAGTCCGTTGGAAGCTGGGGAAGAAGGGATAGTAGTGAACACTATTGCGATGGTGCTGGTGGCACTTGGTATCTTAGTATCTTTCGCTGTTCGTAGTCCGACACTTCGTGGTGATGCAAAGGTGTGTGTTACTGAAAGATTGTAG
- the nemy gene encoding plasma membrane ascorbate-dependent reductase CYBRD1 isoform X2 — MESNSVSPMPDMAPMAEFDKTPPTPPEDTLPMDDLPPPPTTVTVQEEKEKEAHRHYEEENEWGCGSWLEYALVMILACILLLASLALTLYWVIKHRGGFAWRDDPIKQFNFHPVLMVAGFITFSGFSILLYRICRCCRRIYVKLLHTVFHALAIPCVAVGFLTVLDSHNLAQPPIPNFYSLHSWIGLVTMGLFAIQFVVGFFSFLILLCCEGATAGFRASLVPIHASFGLTTFMLAIAACLTGLTEKVFFSLSSYYTTFPPEGNVVNALGMVLVALAIVTGYILQREEFRFRAHILIRSGDL, encoded by the exons ATGGAGAGCAATTCAGTGTCGCCCATGCCGGACATGGCGCCCATGGCAGAATTCGACAAGACCCCGCCGACGCCCCCGGAGGACACCCTCCCCATGGACGACCTGCCGCCGCCACCGACCACCGTCACCGTCCAGGAAGAAAAGGAAAAGGAAGC ACACCGGCACTACGAGGAGGAGAACGAATGGGGCTGCGGCAGCTGGCTGGAGTACGCCTTGGTGATGATCCTGGCCTGCATCCTCCTCCTGGCCTCGCTGGCTCTGACCCTGTACTGGGTGATCAAACATCGAGGAGGTTTCGCATGGCGAGACGACCCCATCAAGCAGTTCAACTTCCATCCGGTCCTCATGGTGGCCGGCTTCATCACATTCAGCGGATTCT CCATCCTCTTGTACAGAATATGTCGGTGTTGCCGGAGAATCTACGTCAAGCTCCTCCACACCGTGTTTCACGCTTTGGCGATTCCCTGCGTCGCCGTCGGTTTCTTGACGGTTCTGGATTCCCACAATCTCGCCCAGCCGCCCATCCCCAACTTCTACTCCCTGCACAGCTGGATCGGATTGGTAACAATGGGCCTGTTCGCTATACAG TTCGTCGTGGGTTTCTTCAGTTTCCTCATCCTGTTGTGTTGCGAAGGGGCGACGGCAGGCTTTCGGGCGTCTCTGGTTCCTATCCATGCCTCGTTCGGGCTGACGACGTTCATGTTGGCCATTGCGGCGTGTCTGACTGGCCTCACTGAGAAAGTGTTCTTCTCGCTGTC ATCGTACTATACCACATTCCCTCCCGAAGGAAATGTTGTAAATGCCTTAGGAATGGTCCTTGTGGCGCTAGCTATTGTTACAGGATATATCCTGCAGAGAGAGGAGTTCCGGTTCCGGGCGCACATCCTCATCCGTTCCGGCGACCTATAG
- the IA-2 gene encoding receptor-type tyrosine-protein phosphatase N2 produces the protein MLWPGVPLRLALLLLIATVGPPGVRSEGNVGCLFSERLCLEDEWCFDDYAFGRCLPPASDVDEDDLYRYSLEREVLHQISRELRRLFALGYRWSHGYTQCRLQAMLYATKHDVSFENNACSHLVDQDLEGALKALEEQDPLDPREMAIVKYTPSIENPHADFADEVYYPPVDETPQQALREKILAPNAIDLYDIEDPYAQVIKRTWIPQMHRRSLPTSDYFTENYNTPSDFRAGRESRDDLEFLPPENDEMTVNDVRQMYPLIRYLNRMKLSPEEIQDTLTPEEYDKLIQLLAQIEATDPNEEELETKQADPFERFTLEYNTPDNFRAGWESRDTLSYNDEIPESRIYFDENDEPSEEYGSGYNIIPGGAFRELKNQFEDNNFNTKEIFRELQHKHRPQNAPGVYTEGGVVYAPRSDDEEQNLEEILTKYNLGFKRPERLDVKKPGPPFDAQIPDGKRAVPNRHQSFHSAFTPPKKEAEGNDVVPQEPYVVDTDYVYVEFENDVYKWAEGKQLIGNISDLLGLERSAFSHGRVDHNEVTFKVEPNNKGWNSTQVAEQIGKIKDTLREVTGIVITAAGIGDKTKMRTVVSAPMYDNEFYIVIFMVCGVLGAMIIAASLLILIRRHLKSKEKLQGLSRPDTEASKDYQDLCRARMAAKGQPVGDTVHGRITSLSRESEQSPSSRSSTSSWSEEPALHNMDISTGHMVLSYMEDHLKNKDRLEQEWVALCAYVAEPCDTSIATKKENLEKNRYPDIIPYDHSRVVLNELSNASGSDYINASSITDHDPRNPAYIATQGPLPLTAPDFWQLIWEQGAVVIVMLTRLTEGGAAMCHRYWPEEGSELYHIYEVHLVSEHIWCDDYLVRSFYLKNVKTGETRTVTQFHFLSWPESGVPASTKALLEFRRKVNKSYRGRSCPIVVHCSDGAGRTGTYCLIDMVLSRMAKGAKEIDIAATLEHLRDQRPRMVATKQQFEFVLTAVAEEVHAILKALPPQPSPAQADKDKQ, from the exons ATGCTGTGGCCGGGCGTACCGTTACGGCTCGCTCTTCTTCTCCTGATTGCCACCGTCGGGCCACCGGGAGTTCGTTCCGAAGGGAACGTGG GCTGTTTATTCAGCGAACGATTGTGCTTGGAGGACGAATGGTGCTTTGACG ATTACGCTTTTGGTCGATGTTTACCGCCAGCTTCGGATGTCGACGAGGATGACTTGTATAG ATACAGTCTCGAGCGAGAAGTTTTGCACCAGATAAGTCGAGAATTGCGCCGATTGTTTGCGTTGGGATATCGATGGAGCCACGGCTACACGCAATGTCGCTTACAGGCGATGTTATATGCCACCAAGCACGA TGTATCGTTCGAGAACAATGCTTGCTCCCATTTAGTCGACCAGGACTTGGAAGGAGCTTTGAAAGCTCTAGAAGAACAAGATCCATTAGATCCGAGAGAAATGGCTATTGTCAAATACACTCCTAGTATTGAAAACCCACATGCTGACTTTGCTGACGAAGTTTATTACCCCCCAGTAGACGAAACCCCCCAACAAGCCCTCCGAGAGAaaattctagcaccaaatgcTATAGACC TTTACGACATAGAGGATCCTTACGCACAAGTCATTAAACGGACATGGATACCACAAATGCATCGCCGTTCTCTTCCCACTTCGGAttattttactgaaaattacaacacaCCTAGCGATTTCCGAGCAGGAAGAGAATCTAGAGACGACCTCGAGTTTCTTCCACCCGAAAACGACGAAATGACAGTGAATGACGTTCGCCAAATGTACCCTCTCATCAGATACCTGAACCGAATGAAGCTAAGTCCGGAAGAAATCCAAGACACTCTCACCCCCGAAGAATACGACAAACTCATCCAACTGTTAGCACAAATCGAAGCAACTGACCCGAATGAAGAAGAACTCGAAACCAAACAAGCCGACCCTTTCGAACGCTTCACTCTGGAATACAACACTCCAGACAACTTCCGCGCCGGCTGGGAATCCCGCGACACCCTAAGCTACAATGACGAAATCCCAGAATCACGAATTTATTTCGACGAAAACGACGAGCCAAGCGAGGAATACGGAAGTGGCTACAATATAATCCCGGGCGGTGCTTTCCgagaattgaaaaatcaattcgaagacaataattttaacacgAAGGAGATCTTCAGAGAATTGCAGCATAAACACCGGCCGCAGAACGCTCCGGGTGTGTACACCGAGGGCGGAGTTGTCTACGCCCCTCGTTCCGACGACGAGGAGCAAAATCTCGAGGAAATTTTAACCAAGTACAATCTGGGGTTTAAACGACCCGAAAGACTCGATGTAAAAAAGCCGGGGCCACCGTTCGACGCACAAATACCCGACGGGAAAAGAGCAGTGCCCAACCGACACCAAAGCTTCCACTCGGCTTTCACGCCGCCGAAAAAGGAAGCCGAAGGCAACGACGTCGTCCCGCAAGAGCCTTACGTTGTCGACACGGACTACGTTTACGTCGAATTTGAAAACGA tGTGTATAAGTGGGCGGAAGGTAAGCAGTTGATCGGAAATATTTCCGATCTTCTGGGACTTGAGCGGTCGGCTTTCAGCCATGGACG CGTGGACCATAATGAGGTTACTTTCAAAGTAGAACCGAACAACAAGGGTTGGAATTCGACACAAGTGGCCGAACAAATCG GTAAGATCAAGGACACTCTCAGAGAAGTTACAGGTATTGTAATTACGGCAGCTGGAATTGGTGACAAG ACTAAGATGCGAACTGTTGTATCTGCCCCAATGTACGACAACGAATTTTACATCGTGATCTTCATGGTTTGTGGAGTATTAGGAGCTATGATCATTGCGGCATCACTTCTGATCCTGATCCGGCGACATTTGAAGTCTAAGGAAAAGTTACAGGGATTGTCGCGTCCAGACACCGAGGCCAGTAAAGATTATCAAGATTTGTGCCGCGCTCGAATGGCTGCCAAAGGCCAACCCGTCGGAGATACGGTCCATGGCAGAATTACATCCCTGTCACGTGAATCCGAGCAAAGTCCCAGCAGCCGCTCGAGCACATCATCATGGAGCGAGGAGCCAGCTTTGCACAATATGGACATTTCCACCGGTCATATGGTCCTAAGCTACATGGAGGACCACTTGAAGAACAAGGACCGTCTGGAGCAGGAATGGGTGGCCCTGTGCGCCTACGTGGCCGAACCTTGCGACACCAGCATCGCCACCAAGAAGGAGAACTTGGAGAAGAACCGCTACCCGGACATCATCCCCTACGACCACTCCCGCGTCGTCCTCAACGAACTCTCCAATGCTTCAGGATCCGACTACATCAACGCTTCCAGCATCACGGACCACGACCCCCGCAACCCCGCCTACATCGCCACCCAGGGGCCGCTCCCGCTCACCGCCCCCGACTTCTGGCAGCTGATCTGGGAGCAGGGCGCCGTCGTGATCGTGATGCTGACGCGGCTGACGGAGGGCGGCGCCGCCATGTGCCACCGCTACTGGCCCGAGGAGGGCTCCGAGCTGTACCACATCTACGAGGTGCACCTCGTCAGCGAGCACATCTGGTGCGACGATTACCTAGTCCGTTCGTTCTACTTGAAAAATGTCAAAACCGGAGAGACGCGCACCGTCACCCAGTTCCACTTCCTGTCCTGGCCCGAGTCGGGCGTCCCGGCGTCCACCAAGGCCCTGCTGGAGTTCCGTCGGAAGGTGAATAAGTCGTACAGAGGGCGGTCGTGCCCCATCGTGGTGCACTGCAGCGACGGGGCCGGGAGGACGGGCACCTACTGCTTGATCGATATGGTGCTGAGCCGGATGGCAAAGGGCGCCAAGGAGATTGATATCGCAGCGACTTTGGAACATCTGCGGGATCAGAGGCCGAGAATGGTTGCCACCAAGCAGCAATTTGAGTTCGTTCTGACAGCTGTTGCTGAAGAAGTCCACGCCATTTTAAAAGCTTTGCCACCGCAACCTTCGCCCGCTCAGGCTGACAAAGACAAACAATAA
- the LOC663480 gene encoding FGGY carbohydrate kinase domain-containing protein has product MSNAYFIGVDVGTGSARAALVTDNGKIVKTAVQSIQTWNPQQDFYEQSSDDIWNACVTCIKKVAEGVNPDDVKGLGFDATCSLVALDKSGNPLSVSPSGNDRQNVILWLDHRASGEAAKINKLSHSVLKYVGGKISLEMETPKLLWLKTHLPKQWAKVGLFFDLPDFLTWKATSCETRSLCSLVCKWTYDGQAGWSPSYFQEIGLGDLQEDNWRKIGATVLSPGSPVGQGLSKQAAKELGLKFGTPVGTSIIDAHAGGLGLVGCRAGVNPDFSTRLSLICGTSTCHMAVANKPVFTPGVWGPYFSAMVPGMWLNEGGQSATGKLIDHVIDSHPATATIKGKIGEMHIQTYLSNLLKDLAKKANLDNVAFLTRDLHVWPDFHGNRSPIADPTLKGAVSGLTLAEDEESLALLYLATVQALAYGTRHILESLIKSGHFIESVLICGGLSKNYLFTQTQADVVNLPVVCPEEIESVLLGSAILGACAAKYFPDMTTAIKSMGGKGKVVSPNPSIMDYHNKKYKVFLAMYEHQVQYRTIMSQ; this is encoded by the exons ATGTCGAATGCatattttattggtgttgACGTGGGCACAGGTAGTGCACGAGCCGCCTTAGTCACCGATAAtggcaaaattgttaaaacggCGGTCCAAAGCATCCAAACGTGGAACCCGCAGCAGGATTTTTACGAGCAATCGTCGGACGATATCTGGAATGCCTGTGTGACGTGCATTAAG AAAGTGGCCGAAGGGGTCAACCCCGACGATGTCAAGGGCCTGGGCTTTGACGCCACTTGTTCACTCGTGGCTTTGGACAAGTCGGGGAACCCCCTAAGTGTGAGCCCGAGTGGCAATGACCGCCAAAACGTAATTCTGTGGCTCGACCATCGCGCTTCGGGCGAAGCCGCCAAAATCAACAAACTCAGTCACTCCGTTCTTAAATACGTCGGGGGGAAAATCTCGCTCGAAATGGAAACGCCGAAGTTGCTTTGGCTTAAAACCCACCTCCCGAAACAATGGGCTAAAGTGGGGCTTTTTTTCGACTTGCCTGATTTTCTGACGTGGAAAGCGACAAGTTGCGAGACGCGCTCGCTTTGCTCGTTGGTCTGTAAGTGGACTTATGATGGCCAAGCCGGCTGGAGCCCCAGCTATTTTCAAGAAATCGGTTTGGGGGATTTACAGGAGGATAACTGGCGGAAAATCGGCGCCACAGTGCTGTCACCCGGCTCTCCGGTCGGCCAGGGTTTGAGCAAACAAGCGGCCAAAGAGCTGGGGCTTAAATTTGGTACCCCTGTTGGTACTTCCATTATTGACGCCCATGCGGGCGGTTTAGGGCTTGTCGGGTGCCGAGCTGGCGTTAATCCGGATTTTAGTACAAGATTAA gTTTGATTTGTGGCACCTCCACTTGCCACATGGCTGTGGCCAACAAACCCGTCTTTACGCCAGGTGTTTGGGGGCCGTATTTCAGCGCAATGGTCCCAGGAATGTGGCTGAATGAAGGGGGGCAAAGCGCCACCGGAAAACTAATAGACCATGTGATAGACTCACACCCGGCCACTGCAACTATCAAAGGCAAAATCGGAGAAATGCACATTCAAACCTACTTGAGCAACCTTTTAAAGGATTTGgctaaaaaagcaaatttagataATGTGGCTTTTTTGACGAGAGATCTCCACGTCTGGCCTGATTTTCACGGGAATCGGTCACCAATCGCAGACCCGACGCTGAAGGGGGCT GTTTCTGGACTGACTTTGGCAGAAGATGAGGAAAGCTTGGCCCTGCTGTATCTAGCCACTGTCCAAGCTTTAGCG tacgGCACTCGCCACATTCTTGAATCGTTGATTAAATCAGGCCATTTCATCGAATCGGTTCTAATTTGTGGCGGTTtgagtaaaaattatttattcacgCAAACCCAAGCCGATGTTGTTAACCTTCCGGTTGTCTGTCCGGAAGAAATTGAGTCGGTTTTGTTGGGTTCAGCAATATTAGGCGCCTGTGCTGCGAAGTATTTCCCCGATATGACCACAGCCATAAAATCAATGGGTGGTAAAGGAAAAGTCGTATCACCGAATCCCTCGATTATGGATTATCACAATAAGAAGTACAAAGTTTTTCTAGCCATGTACGAACATCAGGTGCAATACAGAACGATCATGAgtcaataa
- the Pop5 gene encoding ribonuclease P/MRP protein subunit POP5: MVRHKNRYIIIEVTESPGDTRKPTNALKLNQNLLYRSIINMVQKLHGDFGVAACTAGFVLRYCNEKTRVAIIRCRHGPHKLVASSLPILKSIGTIDVHLNILYTGATMKHCFNFIQRYQQKKFDEFCVGLKTDEEKEELRREIMQLEPLLKMP, encoded by the exons ATGGTGCGTCACAAGAACAG GTATATAATCATTGAGGTTACGGAGTCACCCGGAGACACCCGTAAGCCCACAAATGCGCTTAAACTCAATCAGAACCTCTTATACCGCTCCATTATAAACATGGTTCAAAAATTACACGGGGACTTTGGGGTGGCTGCCTGTACGGCCGGATTTGTCTTAAGATATTGTAATGAAAAAACTAGAGTTGCAATAATTCGGTGTAGGCATGGCCCCCATAAGCTGGTGGCTAGTAGTTTACCCATTCTTAAGTCAATTGGAACCATTGATGTCCACCTTAACATTTTGTACACGGGGGCGACTATGAAacattgctttaattttatacaaagGTATCAGCAGAAGAAGTTTGATGAGTTTTGTGTGGGGCTGAAGACTGACGAGGAGAAGGAGGAGTTGAGGAGGGAGATCATGCAGTTGGAGCCCCTCTTGAAAATGCCATAA